The sequence TTTTTCCTGATAATTTAGCAGTAGACACCACACCCCCTCTTAATTAAAAgagtaaaaacaaaagaaatttacAAATCAGGACAATCTCCTCTGCTCTGATAAAAAGGAATGATGGTTTGCAGTTGCTCCAACAGCATATGTACATCAGAGCtgcctctttttcttttttatttttttttttttttttttttttttttttcaattccctCTTTGTGAAACAGGAAAAATTAAGAATACTGGAAAAGCTCAAGAGGGTTTCTGAATTAACTTAAGTGAAAGTTCAAGTGGCTAAAAACTCCGGAGATGTGCCCACATCTTCAATCCTTTGAGCCCGTGTGGGAAATGGATTTTCCCATTTTTGTGGTCGTTCTAATCTTTGATGGCGAAGAAGGTAAAGGGAGCACCTGTGAGGAGCTTGAATGGTGGTAGTGGTGTTGGTGTTGTTGGTGTTGGTgccctctctctctgtttttccCGATAACTATGGTGATAAAAGAAGCAtcttcctcctccctccccAGTGGCGAAGGGAGAGAAACCACAGAGGAGGCCTCTTGCTTCAAGGCTTGCTCCATTAACGTCCTCCTGTAGAGCTTCTCCTCTGCATCCTTCAAAAACTGGAACTTtggagggggagaggaggacTCGAAGAGTGGGTTGAACCCGTGCTGTTTGTAGGAGTCGAGCGGGGTTAATGGTGGGGTGAAGAAGGGCGGGGAGGAGAGGGGGGTCAAAAATGGCGTCTCCGCGGAGTGGAGGAGCTCACTCAGGCTCTTCCCTCCCTTGCGGCTTCTCCCGCCTCTGGACCTCCCATCCTcgctctccaaatcctccttgGTCTCCTCCTTAATGGTGAAGAGGAACCTCGGCGGCCCCGCGAGGCCATGGAGCCTCATGAGCTCTGCTTCCACGCTCTCCTCCCCTGCCCCGCCGTATGATTTTAGAGCGAGGTGGAGTTGGGCCTCGTTAGAACGCTCTGTTCCGTTCGCTGATGGGTGGTGGTGGATCTCTTGAGGGTTGAGAGCCGTGGAGGTTAAAGACGAGGGCTTTTTCCAGAAGCAGAGGTGGAGAAGCGCTTCCGCGGGAGTAGCGTGGGTGTCCTCCGTATCTCTATTGGATCTTCGCTTCTTCCACCAGAACAAGTAGTAGAGCTCCGCCATGAGAGCTAAGAAGAGGAAGCTCGATACCAGAGTTAACCCAACTCCCAAACTGCTTAAAGATCCCATCTTTATCTCCTTCCCAGatcaaaattccaaaaaaaaaaaacaaaaaaaaaacaaaaacccacCAATTTTCTGGGAAAATAACTAGGaaaacaaacacacacacacacacacacacacacacacacacacaaaaagaaaagaaaaaagagtgaaaTTACACCTGGAGTGATAAAAATCTCATCTTTGAGAGCAAAACACCATGGGTGCGATAGCTTGTATCGGCTTTGTGGCTTCTGCTGCAGGAAGAAGCGCTTCTGGAATGAGTGGTGGGTATTAAGCTGGGGTAGGAGGGGGAAGCTATAAGACCCTCGTGGGCATCGATCTATCTATctcatctatctatctatctatcgatctCTCTATGTAATGATTCTAATCCCGCGAGTGTGTTTTGGTTTTGTGTTTTTTGTATGGTTGACAAGTTTGTGTCCCTCGAGAGCGGCTCACATGGGcgtggaaagagagagagagagagagagagagagattgaaagGGGTGGCGTCGTTTCTATCAAAGCCAATGAACCCAAAAACTCACAAACTAGTAACTCCCCCAACAACTAACTTTCAATACTCGCTCAAGATACCCACCATCTCTAATgcaaatgacaaaaaatttaataattaatatttatatttttaaatttaaaatttagttaaaattgtaaaaaaataagtttgcGTGAAAAGatttttggtggaaaaaaaagtttacgTTTTGTATTGtttagtttataaaaaatataaataaatttttattgatgttTATTtggtagaaataaaaaaaatctacgtTTGTTCGGTtcagttgaaaaaaataaatgtaaaaaaattttaagcagtttgagtttttatttttatttgaaaattggtaaaaaacgaaaatactttctttttctcaaaTTTGTAAAAGTAgctttttggaaaaaaaaaatacgactAAACAAAcgaaaaatgatttttcaaaccaaaaaataatttgccaatcaaacatataaataaaatataagtaaaGTATATAAATAGGACATATTTTTtatcgtgttttcttttttttaccatACTTAACTCAATCTACCCCTGATCCAACACGGAGCCTTAGGCTTGTTTTGAGATCACAAACAAATTACATtacacataaaaataaaagctgATAATAAGTATTTTTTATGTCGTGCAAATAATATtagtttttgtaaaatataaaataaaatagcaaactaGCAACTCTTAATTGTTTTGGCTCAATAACAGTATATAATCATCGGtatcaaaattttgagataATGAAACATTTTTGAACTCTTAATATTGTTGGAGATGAGTCAAGATTAAATGAGTAGAATTCAACAATGTggaaaacaaattttgataaattttgtgattaatGGTGGCTTTTATCCTAACCCGTGTAAATTTCAATATGATTGCaagttattatttaaaatataaacatttaAAAGTTACTATAAAATTTTCGAATTATTTCACTATTAATTTTATGCTAAGAGTTGAAGTTTCAAATCTCTTCTTAATAAAGTTTGCAAAACTTAgtaattagaaaaattagatCAAATGATTGATTGGCACAAACTAAATTTTTGCATAACAAGTTTAGTTAATAAATGCTATATTCGAATGACGATTTGTAAATGGATCAAATCCAGGtgaatcttatttatttatttatttaagcataGCTTTTTAAAGTTagaatagaataaaatattataaagtttTTACAGCAATGAAGCTTCTGTATAATTTTATCCATCAATTACACTATACCTTTACTCGATCTCCACCGTCCAATAATAAGAATCTGCCTCGATCATCCGTTAATTCGATAAGAATCATTTACTCAATGCGTGGACTTTGAGATTCCCACGGAATAGATACCGCTTGCGCGTTATAAACGCACTGAAACTTTGGTTGCGAATCCAACGTTATCATAGCACTGAGCCAATTAGAGATTGACACGTGCTCGCGGTAGTTTAAATCTAACGGTCAACAATTGCATatgttcttaattttttttttttttaagagaaacaAATCAACATTCAAAAAGGTGAACTAAATagtattgaaaaatatattctaataaATTAGAGATAAGTACTGATGCGGATGTACAAATTCATTAACCCCGAGTGAGATTTTGACGAAAGGGTGATTAACTGTTCCAAATTGAGTAAGAAAATTAGCGGTTCAGAAGTATAACGACCAACCAACTGAAGATTCACGAGATCACGAATAATTTAAAGAGAACGGGAGGAGCCGCGAGTCATATGAAGAGGCCAGCAAAGCGTCACAGACCTTCGACTAGAGAAAGAGCACCACAATGAGTGGCATAGAAAAAGATAAACATACATAGCTTACAGAGACTTATCGGTCTTGTGGGATCAATGCATGAAAAAAGAGACGGTGATAGAAAATAGAGGATAGCGATAAAATGCAATAGGCGAGAGAGGAGGAGGTCAGCCCCTCCTTGACTAGCTGTGGTCGTTGCCGGAAAGAGGCGGGAAAGTGAAGAGATGACGCAGTAGGAGGTTATAGTCAATAATTAAATTCTATATAAGATAAtgaatatgagaaaaaaaaaatttatattcagtTTCTTTCAAATAGGCTAGTAATCAAagcaatcaaatttaatagaattatcgataaatttgataaaaattttatttatctgactaaaattatttaaatttaaaaaaaaaattaaaaaataaacagttacaaaaaaaaaaatttaaagtatgtGAAGGGGGGGGCAACATTTCAAAATAgcctatttatttatatagttaaGGGGTTTAATTGTCCAACGGGCGTACTTGGATCCCtaatgaattcaaaatttaaacatgGTCACAACATTTTGAAACCATGGCATTGTCACTTTATTTCAATTTGGGGGGCAAATTTGTCAAAGCGAAGGAACACATGTTTGGATCTTAGTGGGAGGAAAGAAACAAGTCAAAAAGAGCCATAAATTACTCCACCTGATCTTCAACACTTCTCTAATTGTTTATCCAGGGTGGTTCTCTTTGGATAAGTTTTATTAAACACTATATTTAGCATGGTTTGAATTTTAGGACGTGTTCATATTGGTTGTTGATCAATTTTCTGAAGTTGTTGGGCGCATTGACTTGGTTTATTAGCATATTTGCTTTGCGCGTTCTTATTTTTCTCTAAGTGGACCATAAAATTTACTATCTGTTTTGTTCGATTTTTGTTTCTGTATTCAACAACAGTTATATCAAAGTGAAACATCTGACAAATAAAGAAATCtgatatttttctatatatagctAGCTAGTAAGAATTATAAGTAAGATTTTGAGATTTATAAACAAAAGTTTTGATTCGGTTCTTCTATCTCTGTTACACAAAATATTTGATGGGAAGATTCCGCCCATGGCATTACATTGAGAATTTCTTTTGAAAAGATTACCGCTTCGGCTCAAATGAAGCTTCCACAGAATAGATAGTTGGTGCAACTACTTTTCAAAAAGCCGgcctattaaatataaaattatataaacaccgttttttaacagcttaagcttttagagtacaacgattgtttcacatggtatcagagtaagAGATCCCGAGTTTAAGTCATGCCAGGCTCCAGCataattaatttcctcccatttaattcaagtctacGTCATGGGCCTTATAAAAAGTCTCAAGCCCAGACGTGAGGAGGAGTATTACATATCttacagcttaaatttttagaatacaatgattaagtttttagagtacaacggttgtttcatatggtATCAGCGTAGAAGGTTCTGAGTTCAAGTCATGTCAAGCCCCCACCATAATTAATTTCCttcattttaattcaaattcacgtCATGGGTCTtgcaaaaagtctcgagcccagataCGAGGAGaggtgttaaatataaaattatataaactccgttctctaacagcttaagcttttagagtagaACGATTGTTTCATAAAGCCAACACTATTAAAAGActcgaaatttatttttgataattaagACGTTTAACTTCTATCTCCCGTGTAAACaagagaaattatatatatggaaaGGTGAATCTAAAGTACACTGGAGCAACACGCTTAGAAGAAACATCAGACAAAATGCTGCAACACTGGGGCAATTTGTGGAGGGTGACACTACAGTGCCCTCATATATAAAGGTGGCATGATCATGTGAGGTTAAAGACTCACAAACAAGGCAAAAACCCTCATGTGAGGTTGATTGGGCCCAGGATAGCAACAGCTACATTAGGACCACACGCACacagaaaaataaaaggctAAATAAGAGACACCCCCCCCAAGAGAATAAATGTTTCCAGGTCACAATTGAGAAGGACCTTGTTGTGTGCAATCCAATACTGCAGTTATAGGAAAATCTGTACATCTGTCGGATGTCGAACAGTGAGAAGaatcgagaaagagagaagagagtaaATCGATCACATAAGCAATTTATACACTTCAAATGCCGATATGTATTAACGGGCGAAAATCGagcgaaaaaatttcaatataatataattgCTTATTTTGTTGAGAGCTACAAAGGGCCCTTGGGGGGTATATATCCTTGATCATTACTCATTTCATCATATCTCACACTGATTCATTTAATATGGTGCATTACAGATAGGTGGGGCCTGAGCTCACCAAACTACATGCAAACATCATAAGGACTTCATGCATAAGATTCAAGAGCAATATTGAGCACAATAAATGATACCATCATTGAAACTTgtattattagtatatatatgtaagccTCATTTAGCTCCCAATGTTGCAGCACATGTACAGTTCCAACTAGTTTATTTGCAATATTAAATGGCTTAAAATCACgtaaatatatacaaaaaagaaCGAAAAGATTTTTACTTCTCGGGGTAAAAACCCCTGGTTAATTTCCATGCATGATCTATCTTTATAAAGATCTGAAATTTGTGATGCGTACGTGTTTAAGCTACTAGGTAAAATGAAATTATATTTCTTGCAATTAATGTCAACCctgagttttttttaatttattatctaatatCTCTCTTGCATGTTATATAATTGTATTTTGAATGAGAATTGTTTCCGGGGAGGACATTACAAGAAATTATATTTCGTAAATTTTAAAGGGGGAGTTGCTTATCTATCCTTGAAAATTtttcgactttctaatttataactcttagaaagctaatattaaaaatattcttttattgttctaagttatttcaaatatatctctagagttaaattttgttaatttattgTTAGCAACAaccgttatctctgtaaaattactattttaccctttcaaatatatctttctatcgtcacctacttttcttatttgtctttaATATAGGaacaaaagaagtattttaattttttttatcttttcaaacaTACCTTTCTACCAGcaccaaattttttatttattcttaagttaaaaataaaagaggtaattttattttttttttaactcaggTAAAATTTTGAGCCGGTTTTAACATGAGATAACTTATCAGGTACTAACAACGGAAGTATTTTTTGAATAACGGGGAGCTATAttagaggtatatttgaaacaaaaaagaaaacagggATAAATTAGATTTGTCATAAGTTTTTCAGaggcatattagatattatcccaaTTTTAAATAAGTCTAAGCAAAATATAAAGGACCAAATTGCGAACGATCAAAAGTTCAAGGATTGCCTATCATTAAAATGGGACCAATGGACCTGAAATTCGAATGTAGCCCATAGGGCCCAAACCATCTTGGACTCAAATCATCGTAGACCAGGCCCATTCCGGCCCATAGACCCCAAGGAGTTTCACGAGCCTAGACCCGGCCCAAGCCAATCATTGGTGGAACTCGTCGGCATCATAACGCGTTTGGGGAGGGGTCGAAGCGATCGATCGAAGCAAACGTTTTTTccgcggaaaaaaaaaaaagtaaataaaaaaggattagggcgacgaagaagaagagcatcTCTCTTCGATCTTTTCGATCTCTTCGATTCAACCCCCCCGATCGAATTCCTCCGTGTGAGATCGCCACGATGAGTTTCCTCTTCGGGAAGAAGAAGACCCCTGCGGGTACCAATTTCTCCCCTTAATCCTCTCCTATTTTGGATCTAGTTCGAATTTTTTCACCAATATCTGACGAATCGGTTCATGTTCTTCGATTATTCATGTGTTTTTTGTTGAAATCATGCTAAAAAGGACGCATTTTTTGTGTGAATTTTGTGTTGTGGCTATAGATACCCCCTCAAATTATAGGCCAATTTTGAGTAGATCTCCTCAAGTATTTAACTTTGGATCGATatcccctaatttttttttatttttaatttaaattaattgaataaaTTGGAAATTTTATTGTAGTTAGTGATGATCATGTTAAATTTAACTGATATGAACACTTTTTTAGCTGATAAATCTGTGAATTTTATCAACTGTTAACTGCTGATAGCTATCAGGTCAGTTAATTCTAATGAATCGCCAATTCAGTTTAGGAAGATAATTCAAATCAAAGCAATTAAAAGTTGAGGAGTGTCGATCAAAAGAAGTAAATTTGAAGAGTCTATTTCGAAATTTACTACGGTCGATGGTGTCTTCAACTCTTCATATATTTTAACCTAATTTTTGTGAATATTTGTAGCGTGTATTGGAATTTTATGCGGATGTTGTGTTTATTCGCAGAGTTACTGAGAGAGAACAAGAGAATGTTGGATAAATCTATCAGGGAAATAGAAAGGGAGAGGCAAGGTCTTCAAGCCCAGGAAAAGAAGCTTATTGCGGAGATTAAGAAAACTGCTAAACAGGGCCAGATGGTATATATGCTaatcattaaaattttcaatgattTATATGATAATATTGATCATTTGGGTACTGGATTAGTTGCTTAAGTATCAATCGCAGCATTCCTATTGTGCATTTGGCATTTGCTATTCATATTATGCTTCCTTGTgttattaattttgttatctGACATGCTGAATAGTTCTGAATTAGCTTTATCCTTCGATTTATGTTaggatttataattttatgctTGTTTTATTCATGATTGTACATTTCACATGCTAATGATCTATAAAGTTGGATTGAATTGCCTAGATTTAACATTTGCCTCTTTATTTCGGGAGCAGTGATAGTCTAGGTACATTTTGGGAGTATATATTCAATAATTGGTTACCAAACAAGGCTGATTCAGGCTACATACTTTCATTCCTattatttggattttagtaTAATTGTGTGACTTAGCTCTCTTTGTACAAATGCAGATAAGTAGCTAAGTAGTTGCATTTTGTTACTTGGATTAGTTATTTCTTGACATGTAATCCATACAGCAACCTTCTATTGATATATGTGCCTTGCTACTTTTTGAGCATGACAAGAGGATCCGAGCAGCATAACTGAATAGTCTTTAAATCTTATTGTTGACAGTTTAGCCTCATGTTACAGAGAAAGAAGCCTTTGAAGAAACCTAAAAGCCTCGAAATAGTCTAGGAGAAGAAGAGTGACTCTAAGTCTCTTTAATTCTCTGATTAGTCCAAAGAACCTCATTTTCGAATTTCTACTGCAATGTACTTTGTTGCTTCATTATGGCAGACGGTTAGGAACTTATTTCAGTAACACTGGAAATTTCCATCCTAGACCGAAAGATTCAAACGATAGATTTTAGGTTGCATTTTGGATGTGTTTGTTTATGGAATCCATAGTAGCATTAATAGTATGTCTATCTTGTTTTGCAACTTTATTGCCTTTTGAGTGAGGTTTATCTTTTTTCGATGGTATATGTCTGTTGCAGGGAGCTGTAAAAGTAATGGCAAAAGACCTTATTCGTACCAGGCATCAGATTACAAAGTTTTATGCTCTCAAGTCACAGCTGCAAGGAGTATCTCTTCGAATTCAGGTAGATATCTGTTTATTATCTCTGGTGTAGTGTAACTGTTGTCGAAGTTGGGTTAGCCactagatgattttgcagggggATATGTGTGCAAAAGCACATACTGTTTTAGACAATCGAGAACAGATGAAGCTGTGAGAGATTTTCTCAGCAGACCAAATTTTCCAATTGCCATCAACCTCAGCAACTAATTAGTATTTCTCACAGACTTTGAAATCGACCCAAGCGATGGGAGAAGCCATGAAAGGAGTCACTAAGGCGATGGCCCAGATGAACAGGCAGCTGAATCTGCCTGCACTGCAGAAGATAATGCAAGAATTTGAACGGCAAAATGAGAAAATGGAAATGGTCAGCGAGGTGATGGGAGATGCTATAGACGATGCCTTGGAAGgagacgaggaagaagaagaaacggAAGAACTCGTGAGCCAGGTGCTCGATGAAATTGGGATCGACGTTAATTCAGAGGTACCTTTTTCTAAGATAAATTTAATCACCTTCCTGTTTTCTATCAAACAGTTTGGTCGGGGACGATGAGGGGCTTGTTTATTCCCGTTATTTGCAAAACGCGATGAAAGAAAAGTTTCAGATGCCCCATGcataaaaattagttattccCGCAGAATCCGTCCCCTAACCAAACAGCGCAGGAACTACATGCTTTGCTTTTACTGTTATGCATCAGAGAACTGAGAACCTTTCATTTTCTGTGCTAATAAAACACGCAGCTTGTCAAGGCCCCTTCGTCGGCGGTGGCTAAACCAGTTGCAGCTGGGAAGGTTGCTCAAGCGGAAGGAGCCGCGGGCGAAGACACCGGAATAGACGATGATTTACAGGCAAGGCTAGATAATTTGAGGAAAATGTAATCTTTATGTACTCATCTGACTCGTCCGATGAAACAAGCCAATAAACTTAGCTTCATGTACCATAGCCATCACGAATTATTTCTCATAATATTACTCCCATGCTTGCTATTTTAAGATGCGTGTACGAAGTTTTTCACTTGGAATTCTCTCATTGATcgcattttctttttatttgtttctcgTGTGGGATGTTCTATTCAGTTTTGATGTGCAGGGTacagtttgaactttgaaggCATGTTAATTA is a genomic window of Ananas comosus cultivar F153 linkage group 13, ASM154086v1, whole genome shotgun sequence containing:
- the LOC109719054 gene encoding uncharacterized protein LOC109719054 — translated: MGSLSSLGVGLTLVSSFLFLALMAELYYLFWWKKRRSNRDTEDTHATPAEALLHLCFWKKPSSLTSTALNPQEIHHHPSANGTERSNEAQLHLALKSYGGAGEESVEAELMRLHGLAGPPRFLFTIKEETKEDLESEDGRSRGGRSRKGGKSLSELLHSAETPFLTPLSSPPFFTPPLTPLDSYKQHGFNPLFESSSPPPKFQFLKDAEEKLYRRTLMEQALKQEASSVVSLPSPLGREEEDASFITIVIGKNRERGHQHQQHQHHYHHSSSSQVLPLPSSPSKIRTTTKMGKSISHTGSKD
- the LOC109719647 gene encoding vacuolar protein sorting-associated protein 2 homolog 1; amino-acid sequence: MSFLFGKKKTPAELLRENKRMLDKSIREIERERQGLQAQEKKLIAEIKKTAKQGQMGAVKVMAKDLIRTRHQITKFYALKSQLQGVSLRIQTLKSTQAMGEAMKGVTKAMAQMNRQLNLPALQKIMQEFERQNEKMEMVSEVMGDAIDDALEGDEEEEETEELVSQVLDEIGIDVNSELVKAPSSAVAKPVAAGKVAQAEGAAGEDTGIDDDLQARLDNLRKM